A region of the Rhizobium sp. 007 genome:
GTACTTTTTCGTGTCGCCGCGGCTGCCAAACACCCGGTCGAAGGACCCGGACAGATAGAGCGAGGTGGCCGGCGTCAACGCGTAGTTGACCGCGACAGTGGCGCCGATCGCCGGCGCCGGATCCATGTAGTCATGATACCGGTCATTTAACAACCAGTGGTCGTCGATGTCCTTTATGCCGAAGCTCAAGCCCGTCTGAAGGGCGCCGCTGATCGTGAGATCGCCCAGGACGTGCTCGCCGCTCAGGCTGAGGAAGCCAACCCCAATCTTTTGCCGGTAGCTGCTTAATCTTGCCCCGTCTGGGACCTTCCAGGGGGCGTCTCGGAATTTTCCCTCGCTCGAATAGATGCCCGATCCGCCATACGCATTCCACTTGACGTCGGTATAGCGATAACCGGCGCCGACCGCGATACTGCTGGTATCATCGCCGTAGATGATCCGGTCCAACTCGATCGCTCCGGCGACATAGTGATCGAGTTCGGTCTTGGGGTGGATGGAGCGGTTGCTCCAGTCGTCCCGGCTATAATACATCCAATCGAGGTCGACCATGTGACCGTTGCCGCCGGTGCCGACGTTGACGCTGCCCTGCAAGCTCCAGTCGTTATCAATCTGCGCGTCGACGCCACCGGTGAAAAGGGTCACCCCCTTGCTCTTCCAGTTCAGCTGGCTGTTCTTGTGGTCGCCGTCATAGACAAACTCCTGGGCCTTGATGTTAGCAACG
Encoded here:
- a CDS encoding omptin family outer membrane protease: MFCEYFPSLKRLTRPASQQHGETGPSTAAARAVGKSGQGVCEAEKLRANTEVLDDEARGQLINRVIVGSVVTSCFLMATPSFAAADDVLFSSDGGNFILFGGIGVANIKAQEFVYDGDHKNSQLNWKSKGVTLFTGGVDAQIDNDWSLQGSVNVGTGGNGHMVDLDWMYYSRDDWSNRSIHPKTELDHYVAGAIELDRIIYGDDTSSIAVGAGYRYTDVKWNAYGGSGIYSSEGKFRDAPWKVPDGARLSSYRQKIGVGFLSLSGEHVLGDLTISGALQTGLSFGIKDIDDHWLLNDRYHDYMDPAPAIGATVAVNYALTPATSLYLSGSFDRVFGSRGDTKKYDGKTRKNEFYKDGAGATFQRTSISFGLKSRF